Proteins encoded within one genomic window of Deltaproteobacteria bacterium:
- a CDS encoding (2Fe-2S) ferredoxin domain-containing protein: MGQRVTNPEDLKRLREAAKRDLELRAGTKEMQVTVHMGTCGIAAGARDVLAKLMDELETEHVDNVTVRQSGCLGLCDQEPMFTVRDKDGHEFTYGRLDRFRVHEIVSSHVVHGQPVAKFLVQA, encoded by the coding sequence ATGGGCCAGCGCGTGACGAATCCCGAGGATCTCAAACGCCTTCGCGAGGCGGCGAAGCGCGATCTGGAACTGCGTGCGGGCACCAAGGAGATGCAGGTCACCGTCCACATGGGGACCTGCGGAATCGCCGCGGGCGCGCGGGACGTGCTCGCGAAACTCATGGACGAACTCGAGACCGAACACGTGGACAACGTGACGGTCCGTCAATCGGGATGCCTGGGCCTTTGCGATCAGGAGCCGATGTTCACGGTTCGGGACAAGGACGGCCACGAGTTCACCTACGGGCGTCTGGACCGCTTTCGGGTGCACGAGATCGTGAGCAGCCATGTTGTGCACGGCCAGCCGGTCGCCAAATTCCTGG
- a CDS encoding NAD(P)H-dependent oxidoreductase subunit E, with protein MIETVHSCSCGETATETELLARLDAVLADYRDKPGALIPVLQIAQGLFGYLPESALRRIALALKKPYSEVAGVVGFYSFFSTVPRGEHLVRVCLGTACYVRGGKGVLDALKAKLGIDVGQTTDNRRFSLEIARCFGACGLAPAIMIDQEVLHRVKPGRIGEILARFRGEPTRRQAEQAEGGQPWASA; from the coding sequence ATGATCGAAACCGTTCACTCCTGTTCCTGCGGCGAGACCGCGACCGAGACCGAGCTTCTTGCCCGACTCGACGCGGTATTGGCCGACTATCGGGACAAACCGGGAGCCTTGATCCCGGTCCTGCAGATCGCGCAGGGGCTGTTCGGGTATCTGCCCGAATCGGCGCTGCGCCGCATCGCGCTCGCGCTCAAGAAACCGTACAGCGAGGTCGCGGGCGTCGTGGGGTTCTACTCGTTCTTCTCCACCGTTCCACGCGGCGAGCACCTTGTGCGCGTGTGCCTCGGAACGGCCTGCTACGTGCGCGGCGGCAAGGGCGTGCTCGACGCGCTCAAGGCCAAGCTCGGCATCGACGTCGGGCAGACGACGGACAACCGCCGATTTTCGCTCGAGATCGCCCGGTGTTTCGGCGCGTGCGGACTCGCGCCCGCCATCATGATCGATCAGGAGGTCCTGCACCGGGTGAAGCCGGGACGCATCGGCGAGATCCTCGCCCGCTTCCGCGGCGAACCGACGCGGCGGCAGGCCGAGCAGGCGGAAGGAGGTCAGCCATGGGCCAGCGCGTGA